The sequence CGAGCGGCGAGGCAGTTGCCTTCCTAGCTGCGAGTTGTTCTGTTGGAACAATGGAGCTATCAACAGTTGTATTCCTGAGTCTTGTATTGTGCGGTATGGGAGATGTACATACTGGTGACAGTTTGGAAAGTCTGACTATACGTGTGGAGGTGGTTGAACAAGACCTTAGCTTTTGGAAATTTTCAAATACTAAAAGTGTGACTAAACTGACGAAGAAATTTAAGGTTTGGAAGGAGTCCCTGAAAAAAGAACTGACTTCAACAATCCTTCCTTCATTGCTAAAACCTCTCGTAGAAAAAGAGATTACAAACATCCTGACTGAAGATGATATTGGGCATCGGATCACCGGACAAGTTCGCGATGAAGTTCACACCCTAAAGGACAACGTGCAATACATAAAGACACAACTTCGAGCAATAACACGAGACGTAAGGCATGTTGAGCGGGAAAGAGACACCTACAGAAAAAGTGTAAGAAAAGAACGTAGAGAGTTGACCAAAGACATCCGGGCTCAGGTGAATCAGACAGTACTTCGTGCAACCTCATGTGCACGGATGCTGACATCACTACTCAGTCAGACCATTAGTGACCAGTTTGACACGAACCAGACACTCGCTGGCCTCACACAGGACTTTAGGACGCTGAATACCAGTTATGTGGTgacggaaaaagaaataaaatcacaCGGGGAGGGCTTGCAGGAAATGAAGAGAAACGTATCCTCAGATATACAGAGTTTAAACATTCAACTGAATCAGAGCATTGGTGACCAGTTTTACATAAACCAGACACTTGCTGGCCTCACACAGCACTTCAGGACGCTGAATACCAGTTTTGTGGTGACGGAgagagaaataaaatcataccgGGAGAGCTTGCAGGAAATGCGGAGAAACGTATCCTCAGATATACAGAGTTTACACATTCAACTGAATCAGAGCATTAGTGACCTGTTTGACACAAACCAGACACTCGATGGCCTCTCACAGGACTTCACGACGCTGAATACCAGTTGCTGTGGGATGAGGAAAGAGATCAAGGAGCTTTCAACCACGACGTATCCTGGAACGACAGGTGAGACTTTTAGCCGAGATTTCTTGCTTAATTAGCATTCTATTTTGATATGGCAATCGAAATATATGAGAATAACATTAATTTGTTTGCCAGCCTAGAGTTCATGTGACAGGCCAACATAGGGTTCATGTGACAGGCCAACATAGGGTTCACATGACAGGGCAACATAGGGTTCACATGACAGGCCAACATAGGGTTCACATGACAGGCCAACATAGGGTTCACATGACAGGGCAACATAGGGTTCACATGACAGGCCAACATAGGGTTCACATGACAGGCCAACATAGGGTTCACATGACAGGGCAACGTAGGATTAGGATGGCATGGCAGCAAAAAGTTTAGTGTACACGTCAACATTGAGTTTGTGCATGAATAAATGAGCTTTATTTGATAACCTGGGCTTACAATGCATGTAAACGTTGGATTAGCATGCAACCCTTCTAAAGGGTTTACAAGACATGTAAATGTTAGCCAAACTAGGGCTTGCAAGGCATGTAAGCCCTAATTTAGCAGGTATAGACAATCtcgggcttaacaaggcatattaacgtagagttaacagctatgacccagaatacataagggcttacaaggtatattgacgtagagtttacagctatgacccagtgtatgtAAGGGCTTAATAAGgtatattaacgtagagttaacagctatgacccagtgtacataaggacttacaaggcatattgacgtagagtcaacagctatgacccagtgtacataaggacttaacaaggcatattgacgtagagttaacagctatgacccagtgtatataagggcttaacaaggcatattaacgtagagttaacagctatgacccagtgtacataagggcttaacaaggcatattaacgtagagttaacagctatgacccagtgtatataagggcttaacaaggcatattaacggagagttaacagctataacccagtgtatataagggcttaacaaggcaaattaacgtagagttaacagctgtgacccagtgtatataagggcttaacaaggcatattaacgtagagtcaacagaTATGATCCAGTGTagataagggcttacaaggcatattgacgtagagttaacagctatgacccagtgtacataaggacttaataaggcatattgacgtagagttaacagctatgacccagtgtatataaggacttaacaaggaatattaacgtagagttaacagctatgacccagtgtatataagggcttaacaaggcatattgacgtagagttaacagttatgacccagtgtatataaggacttaacaaggcatattgacgtagagttaacagctatgacccagtgtacataaggacttaacaaggcatattaacgtagagttaacagctgtgacacagtgtatataagggcttaacaaggcatattgacgtagagttaacagctatgacccagtgtatataaggacttaataaggcatattgacgtagagttaacagctatgacccagtgtacataaagacttaacaaggcatattgacgtagagttaacagctatgacccagtgtatataagggcttacaaggcatattgacgtagagttaacagctatgacccaaaGTATATagggacttaacaaggcatattgacgtagagttaacagctatgacccagtgtacataaaggcttaacaaggcatattaacgtagagttaacagctatgacccagtgtatataagggcttaacaaggcatattgacgtagagttaacagctatgacccagtgtacataaggacttaacaaggcatattgacgtagagttaacagctatgacccagtgtacataagggcttaacaaggcatattaacgtagagttaacagctatgacccagtgtatataagggcttaacaaggcatattaacggagagttaacagctataacccagtgtatataagggcttaacaaggcaaattaacgtagagttaacagctgtgacccagtgtatataagggcttaacaaggcatattaacgtagagtcaacagaTATGATCCAGTGTagataagggcttacaaggcatattgacgtagagttaacagctatgacccagtgtacataaggacttaataaggcatattgacgtagagttaacagctatgacccagtgtatataaggacttaacaaggaatattaacgtagagttaacagctatgacccagtgtatataagggcttaacaaggcatattgacgtagagttaacagttatgacccagtgtatataaggacttaacaaggcatattgacgtagagttaacagctatgacccagtgtacataaggacttaacaaggcatattaacgtagagttaacagctgtgacacagtgtatataagggcttaacaaggcatattgacgtagagttaacagctatgacccagtgtatataaggacttaataaggcatattgacgtagagttaacagctatgacccagtgtacataaagacttaacaaggcatattgacgtagagttaacagctatgacccagtgtatataagggcttacaaggcatattgacgtagagttaacagctatgacccaaaGTATATagggacttaacaaggcatattgacgtagagttaacagctatgacccagtgtacataaaggcttaacaaggcatattaacgtagagttaacagctatgacccagtgtatataagggcttaacaaggcatattgacgtagagttaacagctatgacccagtgtacataaggacttaacaaggcatattgacgtagagttaacagctatgacccagtgtatataagggcttacaaggcatattgacgtagagttaacggCTATGatccagtgtatataagggtttaacaaggcatattgacgtagagttaacagctatgacccagtgtatataagggcttaacaaggcatattgacgtagagttaacagctatggcccagtgtacataaggtcttacaaggcatattgacgtagagttgacagctatgacccagtgtatataagggcttaacaaggcattttggcgtagagttaacagctatgacccagtgtatataagggcttaacaaggcatattaacgtagagttaacagctatgacccagtgtacataagggcttaacaaggcatattaacgtagagttaacagctatgacccagtgtatataagggcttacaaggcatattgacgtagagtaaacagctatgacccagtgtatataagggcttacaaggcatattgacgtagagtaaacagctatgacccagtgtacataagggcttacaaggcatattaacgtggAGTTGGCGGGCATAACCCAGTGTACATGCgagcttacaaggcatattaacgttgTGATAGCAGGCATaacccagtgtttataaggaCTTACAAAGCATGCAAAGGTTGGGCTAGCAGGTAAATCCGACACAGCATATTTATCTGCAGTCAGCAGTCAAGGCCCGGTGTATATAAGAGCTTACATGTCTGCTTGTCTGTTTGAAAACAAAGTAACACCAAACATCAAGATCAGCCAGTATGTCTAGATCATTGACCATTCTGTATATCGAACCTCCACCCAGCTTGACAGCTGTTGCTCCAGtctttttagttttatgcctggCATTATTTGTATTAGTAATTCTCACGTGTTTAACGCTGATGTTGTGAGTGTACTGCCTGTAAAATTCGAGTTTCAACTCTGCTGTTATCGCACTAATTCATCTCTGTATCTCTACATATTTGAGTGAACTTACTGATTCAGTTAGGAACTGGACATCAGAGGTATAGTTgtcatgaaaatgatgaaataaaTCACCAGCTTATTACTATTGGGTGATACCATGACAAGCGCTGTGCATAGATAGAAACCCATGGTTTACCTTCATTTATTTTTGTAGTACACAATAATCATGACATGAAATTAACAGGCGACTAACTACGACCATTTGAATAGGCGGACGCCTTATGGctactgaaaatacatgtacgATACACTTGTTATATCGCCACCGTTTTGTGGAGGAGAAATTTAATCCATGGCGCAATATAACCACATAAGACAGTTAGAGACCCTttggaaaagaaaagaaaacaagtcTTTTTATGCGTCGCAGTTGCACAGCGCATGTACACTCGCACATAAATACAACATACATGATATCTATGGTGGACTCTGTCTCGGTATGTACTTCACACCTAGACCCTAGATGCCGAGATCTTCACCTAAAACAAATTGCCttatatgtacaacaatgttgacgcaTGACATCACTAGCGTTGACctatttcttacaaaatggcggcttcatAGACAAGGGGGCATATTATTTGCGAGGACTCAGTGACCGTgtgtacataaatatgagatATAAGTaatcagagtcaggcacctaatcgccagctcacaaagtcagccacctagtcTACTCAGCTACAGCGACGTGGGTatcgtactagaatttgtactttaccaacatggcgtaatcccaaatatgatatatgttacatttgaccactttctaactgGCATTGTGCAATTCTTTTGAGTTGCATTGCATTCCAAAtcattgcattgtatctatgtTTAACTTCCTGTCTTGCTACGATGCTCTTTCTATACATATTCTAAAGGTACTAAGCCATGACGAGCAATGAATAGACGTCTGGATGTCGTAACATTTCAGAACATGACATgcagtgtaaaatcggaatttgctattgtttacatttgaaaaaagCACAGCGTTTGTTTTCAAATCAATTAGCTTTCGTTTTATTGAAAGaattggtattggtgacaaagaccagtTGTAGTTTAATTCTAAAACGTAACGGGAATCGAGGTCCTgtagaatttatcttcccttcatAGGTGCGCTGTTCCGGACGGTCCAGACTTAAAATGACGACACATGTGTATGCGCGATGTGTGCCTTACGTGTTACTattaccagggataatctacaactataTAGTTTGTCCCTGCTATTACATTTAGAGACAGTTGACAACTGTAGCTTTCACCTTCGCTGGTAACGTTCACTCCTGTGCATTGACCGTATATCTATTCCCTCTCACGATGATACATCAAGTGTTATATCctgaaacatatattccatGATTCTGTGATACACCTGGGATAGTCATGACTGCTTACATTGCAAGAATGGCGATATGGCAGTTCGAAGCGAGCAGCtggaatcagctgatcgttttcaggtcatgttttgcaatcggtaatttaagtctggcactagatgtctcagtatcacacatttaaaactgcatcattgtatatgtactcaaatcGCTTTAGTATTACGGCCGATATGGGTGTATTCATGTAATTCACTACGGCGTGAAGCTGATGTGCATGAAATGTGAAACGCTGAAAGTTTTCTTATGTAAATTTCATGGGTGGTACAAGATGGGGTTGAGTTTtttgacaacacaaatatttagcaGGTACAGAGAGAAGTGAGAAACAATGGACAAGTAGTTGTAAAGTAACAGTAACGGACGAATTATGTCAATAATCGCCTACATGTACCCAATTTTCAAATGCGATAAACATGAACATAACTAAAATCaacttttttatgtctgtaacggtttgtgatgcatgaaatataaaatcaatgtatggataaataatgaacaaaaacaCTGCAAAATTCTACAATGACTGCGTTTTAATTATCCTGAATTACGGgtataaattaaaatgttttgattttattaagtTTTAATAGAAGGaaataatattgaaatactAATTTATTTAATATACTATTTCAGATACAGAAGAAGTAAAACCACCATTTGGTTAAGTACTCATTCAAGGGCACTTTCCAAATTCTATTTgtcattacacaactaaacaatacatatattcatattgataacatatttCAGTCTCTAGCATATTAAATGACACGGTtaagtgttgtcagcatcaaatggtttacattttcctgcagtgtctacataataaagtcaatatctttTCGCACACAATGGTTAAAGAATTACCGTTGGAAATAACTCAAGGGTTGATAACATATACAAAGCATTTTCATAGATGCCACGACTTGCTAGTTCAACTAGCACTTCCTCGGGTTCTGTCATAGGAAATGCCGTGACAATATAACCGATTTTTCATGGCGTTTTCAGTCTTTATTAATATCATGTAAAGTCGCACTGCACTTGGgaatcaaacaaaacatgcttttctcaagtaaaaatcaaagcaaaacgtGTCAGTTAATGGCTTTTTGTCGTCACCGATAGGCATTTTTTCAAATGAAGGTGGCCAGGGCAACGTGTAAACGTGGTTCTGTCTgtacatgtagcaagttgtcgcagcGCACATTGAGTCGAGAACTAGATCACAAGCAAGAAGTTGGACCATGGCTTATAAATCATTTCACAAGGAGAGTTATTTGCAGAAAGTGACTTTTCAGGCTTT comes from Haliotis asinina isolate JCU_RB_2024 chromosome 13, JCU_Hal_asi_v2, whole genome shotgun sequence and encodes:
- the LOC137260260 gene encoding uncharacterized protein, yielding MELSTVVFLSLVLCGMGDVHTGDSLESLTIRVEVVEQDLSFWKFSNTKSVTKLTKKFKVWKESLKKELTSTILPSLLKPLVEKEITNILTEDDIGHRITGQVRDEVHTLKDNVQYIKTQLRAITRDVRHVERERDTYRKSVRKERRELTKDIRAQVNQTVLRATSCARMLTSLLSQTISDQFDTNQTLAGLTQDFRTLNTSYVVTEKEIKSHGEGLQEMKRNVSSDIQSLNIQLNQSIGDQFYINQTLAGLTQHFRTLNTSFVVTEREIKSYRESLQEMRRNVSSDIQSLHIQLNQSISDLFDTNQTLDGLSQDFTTLNTSCCGMRKEIKELSTTTYPGTTASTDPSRNNTFPPVPVTTQDQQASTTDASENLTPSKTVPPPPVTTQDSDTHATPSPAAGRDLYDASRRGDLRTVKRILAEGHVDINYRRGSWTPVMAAAWKGHSDVVKFLVDRGADVSLVDVGGDNVLHWACAGGHLETVKLIVSMNLVDINARNNNGKTAADIARVWGRQRVVDLLVSRGAH